From a single Nostoc sp. MS1 genomic region:
- a CDS encoding pentapeptide repeat-containing protein, which yields MKKLICQTLSKLIFATVCMVMVVAFSLVDQPNVSAQTATPSTTTQTIPAPITSVAENVRHLLTTNECVGCNLTGAVLKDTNLSAANLENANLQNADLERAILQGTNLQGANLQGADLGKASIIGANLGGANLFDADLEKANLTDTNLVGANLTGADLEDSIRPQGFTVQ from the coding sequence ATGAAAAAATTAATTTGCCAAACATTAAGTAAATTGATATTCGCTACAGTATGTATGGTAATGGTAGTAGCATTTTCTTTAGTTGATCAACCCAATGTCAGCGCTCAAACAGCAACACCATCCACAACTACACAAACTATACCTGCTCCCATCACATCTGTAGCTGAGAACGTAAGGCATTTACTAACAACTAACGAATGTGTAGGTTGCAATCTCACAGGCGCAGTCCTCAAAGACACTAATCTGTCTGCTGCAAATTTAGAGAATGCTAATTTACAAAATGCTGACTTAGAGAGAGCAATTTTACAAGGAACTAATCTACAAGGTGCGAATTTGCAAGGTGCCGATTTGGGAAAAGCCAGCATTATAGGAGCTAATTTAGGAGGAGCAAACCTCTTTGATGCAGATTTAGAAAAAGCCAATCTCACAGATACTAATCTAGTTGGAGCAAACCTCACTGGTGCAGATTTAGAAGACTCAATCAGACCCCAAGGATTTACTGTTCAGTAG
- a CDS encoding Uma2 family endonuclease: MATQLSEAKSSHQLVISWEALPDDFQLEDEPVENTSQPILAGALRESLEINGFIQPQMLIASNFGLCATVNEQTIVKAPDWVCVPSVHEVVDSRRSYTPHLDGDVPAIVMEFLSETEGGEYSVKRTYPPGKWFFYEQILQVPIYVIFEPDGGLLEYHQLENGRYELKQPDENCRHWIDSMGLFLGTWQGTKEGRTGYWLRWWDKDGNLLPWAVEQIEQERQRAEQERQQKERLIAYLQSQGIDPENLPPIE; this comes from the coding sequence ATGGCAACTCAACTCAGCGAAGCGAAATCGTCACATCAACTCGTAATCTCTTGGGAAGCGTTGCCCGACGATTTTCAACTAGAGGATGAACCAGTGGAGAATACAAGTCAGCCAATTTTGGCTGGTGCTTTGCGTGAAAGCTTAGAAATAAATGGGTTCATCCAACCTCAAATGTTAATCGCCTCAAATTTTGGTCTTTGTGCAACTGTCAATGAGCAAACCATCGTCAAAGCGCCGGATTGGGTTTGTGTACCATCAGTACATGAGGTTGTAGATAGTCGCAGAAGTTATACACCTCATTTAGACGGTGATGTCCCAGCAATTGTGATGGAATTTCTCTCCGAAACCGAGGGGGGAGAATATTCGGTTAAGCGGACATATCCTCCTGGAAAATGGTTTTTTTACGAGCAAATCTTGCAAGTTCCCATTTACGTAATTTTTGAGCCGGATGGCGGTTTGTTAGAATATCATCAACTGGAAAATGGACGCTATGAGTTAAAGCAACCTGACGAAAATTGTCGCCATTGGATTGATTCTATGGGCTTGTTTTTAGGAACATGGCAAGGGACAAAAGAAGGTCGAACAGGCTATTGGTTACGCTGGTGGGATAAAGATGGCAATCTACTTCCTTGGGCGGTGGAACAAATTGAACAAGAACGTCAGCGAGCGGAACAGGAACGTCAGCAAAAAGAAAGACTGATTGCTTATTTACAATCTCAGGGTATTGACCCGGAAAATTTACCGCCAATAGAGTGA
- the nblR gene encoding response regulator transcription factor NblR: MIATHSPCVLVIETDDSLANQLSFDLQEAGYEPILANDATTGLQYCRDRQPALVVLDRMLAGESGLSLCKNLRNTGMRSPVLVLMARDTVDDRVACLEAGADDYILKPYRPEDFLRLIRLYLKPDVDTTEQLRFGDLVLDLANRRAVYSGRNIDLTMKEFELLKYLMEHPREVLTREQILENVWGYDFMGESNVIEVYIRYLRLKIEDEGQKRLIQTVRGVGYVLRES, from the coding sequence ATGATAGCTACTCATAGCCCTTGTGTTTTGGTGATCGAAACTGATGATAGCCTGGCAAATCAATTGTCTTTTGATTTACAAGAGGCTGGTTATGAACCTATTTTGGCTAATGATGCGACAACAGGACTACAATATTGTCGCGATCGCCAGCCTGCCTTAGTGGTGTTAGATCGGATGCTGGCTGGTGAATCGGGGCTGTCGTTGTGCAAGAATTTAAGGAATACTGGGATGCGATCGCCAGTGCTGGTGTTGATGGCAAGAGATACAGTTGATGATCGGGTTGCTTGTCTAGAAGCTGGAGCCGATGACTATATACTTAAACCTTACCGTCCAGAAGATTTTTTAAGACTGATTCGTCTTTATTTAAAACCAGATGTCGATACCACAGAACAGTTACGCTTTGGCGATTTAGTTTTAGATTTAGCAAATCGTCGTGCTGTTTACAGTGGACGAAATATCGACTTAACGATGAAAGAATTTGAACTTCTCAAGTACTTAATGGAACATCCCCGTGAAGTATTAACCCGCGAACAAATTCTAGAAAATGTCTGGGGTTACGATTTTATGGGTGAGTCTAATGTCATTGAAGTCTATATTCGCTACTTACGCCTAAAAATTGAAGATGAAGGTCAAAAGCGCCTAATTCAGACAGTGCGAGGCGTTGGTTATGTTCTTAGGGAATCTTAA
- a CDS encoding NAD(+) kinase, producing the protein MPKAGIIYNDIKPIASRVAIELKDKLTAAGWEVCVTSSVGGILGYSSPESPVCHTPLDALTPPGFDSDMKFAIVLGGDGTVLAASRQVAPCRIPILAVNTGHMGFLTETYLNQLPQAIEQAIAGEYEIEERAMLTVKVLRGESVLWEALCLNEMVLHREPLTSMCHFEIAVGRHAAVDIAADGVIVSTPTGSTAYSLSAGGPVITPGVPVLQLVPICPHSLASRALVFPDTEPVNIYPVNIPRLVMVVDGNGGCYVFAEDRVYLERSPYTVQFIRLQPPEFFRILREKLGWGLPHIAKPTSVELP; encoded by the coding sequence GTGCCGAAAGCAGGCATTATATATAACGACATTAAACCGATAGCCAGTCGTGTGGCTATCGAGTTAAAAGACAAACTCACCGCAGCTGGTTGGGAAGTATGTGTTACCTCTAGCGTCGGTGGCATATTGGGCTACTCTAGCCCAGAAAGCCCCGTGTGCCATACCCCACTAGATGCTTTAACGCCCCCTGGCTTTGATTCAGACATGAAATTCGCCATAGTTCTGGGGGGCGATGGTACGGTTTTAGCTGCATCGCGTCAAGTAGCCCCTTGTCGTATTCCCATTTTGGCAGTGAATACGGGACACATGGGGTTTTTAACCGAAACCTACCTCAATCAATTACCTCAAGCCATAGAACAGGCGATCGCAGGTGAGTATGAAATCGAAGAACGAGCCATGCTCACAGTCAAAGTACTACGAGGAGAGTCAGTTCTTTGGGAAGCACTTTGTTTGAACGAAATGGTTCTACACCGTGAACCATTAACTTCTATGTGCCATTTTGAGATAGCTGTAGGTCGTCATGCAGCAGTAGATATTGCCGCAGATGGGGTAATTGTTTCTACACCTACTGGTTCTACAGCTTATTCATTAAGTGCTGGAGGGCCAGTCATCACCCCTGGCGTACCCGTATTACAGTTAGTACCTATCTGTCCTCACTCCCTAGCTTCTAGAGCTTTGGTATTTCCCGATACAGAGCCAGTAAATATTTATCCAGTGAATATTCCCCGGTTAGTGATGGTAGTAGATGGCAATGGCGGCTGTTATGTGTTCGCCGAGGATCGAGTATATTTAGAGCGATCGCCATATACTGTCCAATTCATCCGCCTCCAACCACCAGAATTTTTCCGTATCTTACGAGAGAAACTAGGTTGGGGTTTACCACATATCGCTAAACCAACTTCGGTAGAATTGCCTTAG
- a CDS encoding SDR family oxidoreductase — MTLLIVGATGTLGRQVARRAIDEGYKVRCLVRSAKRAAFLKEWGAELVRGDLCQPQTLTAAFEGVTAVIDAATSRATDSLTIRQVDWEGQVALIQAAKAAGVERFIFFSIIDADKYPEVPLMEIKRCTELFLAESGINYTVLRLAGFMQGLIGQYGIPILEGQPVWVTGESSPVAYMDTLDIAKFAVRALSVPEAEKQAFSVVGTRAWSAEEIINLCERLSGKEAKVRRMPINLLRAVRGIARFFQWGWNIADRLAFTEVLASGRPLNAPMDDVYQVFGLEKEQTTTLEGYLQEYFSRILKKLKELDYEKTKTKTKKQKTKKTPFKKVNSQ; from the coding sequence ATGACATTATTAATAGTCGGTGCCACTGGCACCTTAGGAAGACAAGTGGCTCGTCGTGCGATCGATGAGGGATATAAGGTACGCTGTCTTGTCCGAAGTGCCAAAAGGGCAGCCTTTTTAAAAGAATGGGGAGCCGAACTCGTCAGAGGCGATTTATGTCAACCCCAAACCCTAACAGCAGCGTTTGAAGGTGTTACAGCCGTGATTGATGCTGCTACCTCTCGTGCTACCGATTCACTGACAATTAGGCAGGTAGACTGGGAAGGGCAAGTAGCCTTAATTCAAGCAGCCAAAGCTGCGGGTGTAGAGCGTTTTATATTCTTTTCTATTATTGATGCCGATAAATATCCAGAAGTACCTCTGATGGAGATTAAGCGGTGTACAGAATTATTTTTAGCTGAATCTGGGATAAATTACACCGTTTTACGCTTGGCTGGATTCATGCAGGGGTTAATTGGTCAGTATGGCATCCCCATTTTAGAAGGACAACCTGTATGGGTAACTGGCGAGTCTTCCCCAGTGGCTTATATGGATACCTTAGATATTGCCAAGTTTGCTGTACGCGCCTTAAGTGTGCCAGAAGCAGAAAAACAAGCTTTCTCTGTAGTCGGTACTCGTGCTTGGAGTGCGGAAGAAATTATCAATCTGTGTGAACGCTTGTCTGGGAAAGAAGCTAAAGTCAGACGTATGCCCATCAATTTACTACGAGCCGTGCGTGGTATTGCCAGATTCTTTCAATGGGGATGGAATATCGCTGACAGACTAGCATTTACAGAAGTTCTAGCCAGTGGTAGACCGCTAAATGCGCCAATGGATGACGTATATCAAGTATTTGGGTTAGAGAAAGAACAAACTACTACCTTAGAAGGCTATCTACAAGAGTATTTCAGCCGGATTCTCAAAAAGCTGAAAGAGTTGGATTACGAAAAAACTAAAACAAAAACTAAAAAGCAGAAAACCAAGAAAACTCCATTTAAAAAAGTTAATAGTCAATAG
- a CDS encoding PetM family cytochrome b6-f complex subunit 7 yields the protein MSAELVNAALLSFGLIFVGWAVGTLLLKIQGSEE from the coding sequence ATGAGCGCCGAACTAGTTAATGCAGCTTTGTTGTCCTTTGGTTTAATCTTCGTCGGCTGGGCCGTGGGTACTTTGTTGCTGAAAATTCAGGGTTCAGAAGAGTAA